The Miltoncostaea oceani genome includes a region encoding these proteins:
- a CDS encoding M23 family metallopeptidase, producing the protein MATAPVATPRAASVPLVLRVGSRGQAVRDLQRELRRRGIRVVVDGAYGPATKRAVRKLQKRLRLRATGVADTRLLKRLGLRTRTAAAAPAPTAALAAPGTSKYLDVFPVVGDYSYSDDFGAARHQGSHEGVDIMADRGTPLVAVSTGTINRLTRTESGLGGIYVWLERADGTEYYYAHMNAIAEGLDAGSKVTAGQVIGTVGNTGDARYGAPHLHFEIRPAGSRPIDPYSHLVAVDPTARTQARR; encoded by the coding sequence GTGGCGACGGCGCCCGTCGCCACGCCACGCGCGGCATCGGTGCCCCTCGTCCTGAGGGTCGGCTCCCGTGGCCAGGCCGTCCGCGACCTTCAGCGCGAGCTGCGTCGCCGCGGCATCCGGGTCGTGGTGGACGGGGCCTACGGGCCCGCCACGAAGCGCGCCGTCAGGAAGCTCCAGAAGCGCCTCAGGCTCCGCGCGACCGGCGTGGCGGACACCCGCCTGCTGAAGCGCCTCGGCCTGCGCACCCGCACCGCCGCCGCCGCGCCCGCGCCGACCGCGGCCCTCGCCGCGCCGGGCACGTCGAAGTACCTCGACGTCTTCCCGGTCGTCGGTGACTACAGCTACTCCGACGACTTCGGCGCCGCCCGCCACCAGGGCAGCCACGAGGGCGTGGACATCATGGCCGACCGGGGCACCCCGCTCGTCGCGGTGTCCACCGGCACCATCAACCGCCTCACCCGCACCGAGAGCGGCCTCGGCGGCATCTACGTCTGGCTCGAGCGCGCCGACGGCACCGAGTACTACTACGCCCACATGAACGCGATCGCCGAGGGCCTCGACGCCGGTTCGAAGGTCACGGCCGGCCAGGTGATCGGCACGGTGGGCAACACGGGCGACGCCCGGTACGGCGCCCCGCACCTGCATTTCGAGATCCGGCCGGCAGGATCCCGGCCGATCGACCCGTATTCCCATCTGGTGGCCGTAGACCCGACAGCCCGGACGCAGGCACGCAGGTGA
- a CDS encoding murein hydrolase activator EnvC family protein produces the protein MTPRPAAPGRRAAGWAALVGVCLAAGAGGVATSAPADDKADVDRRLERAQERLQAQRQRESVLTDQVQGYTDRIRVLESRLAPLRARSARLDAELAELQDRLAALTSRLAVERARLAAAEDALARRQVLLARRLRQLYVRAEPDPILVLVQSGSLRDAVETADVLEGIADRDGDLARSVSRYADQTRRTRDAIAEVRADVARSEARAEDAAVEARAAKADLEEQRAGVGRLLTERRDLLGSVRGDREDIEAEARDLERRSAALADKIRSAQGLPSAPSGSVATGTASSAGLVWPVNGAITSGYGPRWGRMHEGLDIAGGSGTPIGAAKAGTVILAGWSGGYGNLVVVDHGGGLSTAYAHLSSISVSVGQSVGQGSVVGGMGTTGNSTGVHLHFEVRVNGAAVNPLGYL, from the coding sequence GTGACCCCGCGGCCGGCGGCCCCGGGCCGCCGCGCCGCCGGCTGGGCCGCGCTCGTCGGCGTGTGCCTCGCCGCCGGCGCCGGTGGTGTCGCGACGTCGGCGCCCGCCGACGACAAGGCCGACGTCGACCGCCGCCTCGAGCGTGCGCAGGAGCGCCTGCAGGCCCAGCGCCAGCGGGAGAGCGTCCTCACCGACCAGGTCCAGGGCTACACGGACCGCATCCGGGTCCTCGAGAGCCGGCTCGCGCCCCTGCGGGCCCGCTCGGCGCGCCTCGACGCCGAGCTCGCCGAGCTGCAGGACCGCCTCGCCGCCCTCACGTCGCGCCTCGCCGTGGAGCGGGCGCGCCTCGCGGCCGCCGAGGACGCCCTCGCCCGCCGCCAGGTGCTGCTCGCCCGCCGGCTGCGCCAGCTCTACGTTCGCGCCGAGCCCGACCCGATCCTCGTCCTCGTCCAGTCCGGCAGCCTGCGCGACGCGGTCGAGACCGCCGACGTGCTCGAGGGCATCGCCGACCGCGACGGCGACCTGGCGCGCTCCGTGTCCCGGTACGCCGACCAGACCCGCCGCACCCGCGACGCCATCGCCGAGGTGCGCGCCGACGTCGCGCGCTCCGAGGCGCGCGCCGAGGACGCCGCCGTCGAGGCGCGGGCCGCGAAGGCCGACCTCGAGGAGCAGCGCGCCGGCGTCGGCCGCCTGCTCACCGAGCGCCGCGACCTGCTCGGCAGCGTCCGTGGCGACCGCGAGGACATCGAGGCGGAGGCCCGCGACCTCGAGAGGCGCTCGGCGGCGCTCGCCGACAAGATCCGCTCCGCCCAGGGGCTGCCGTCCGCGCCGAGCGGGAGCGTCGCGACGGGGACGGCCTCGTCGGCCGGTCTCGTGTGGCCCGTGAACGGCGCGATCACCTCCGGCTACGGGCCGCGGTGGGGCCGCATGCACGAGGGGCTCGACATCGCCGGGGGCAGTGGCACGCCGATCGGGGCGGCGAAGGCCGGCACGGTCATCCTGGCGGGCTGGAGCGGCGGGTACGGCAACCTCGTGGTCGTCGACCACGGGGGCGGCCTCTCCACCGCCTACGCGCACCTGTCGAGCATCTCGGTGTCGGTCGGCCAGTCCGTCGGGCAGGGCAGCGTGGTCGGCGGCATGGGGACCACCGGCAACTCGACCGGCGTCCACCTGCACTTCGAGGTGCGGG